Below is a genomic region from Aurantimonas sp. HBX-1.
TGCATCGGCGCAGCACCACCGATGGCGGCGTGTCGGTCATCGAATTCCAGACCTATGCGTTCGATCTCGCCGAACTGCGCCCCTCCTCCAACGGCGACTGGACCCGCACATCGGAACGCAGCACCGTCGATCTGCTGTTCCCCGATCCGAACGATCCGATCTTCCAGTCGAAGCCGCTGAACCTCGTCGAAGAGTTCACCGACCGCATGTCGAGCTGGCTGTATGCCATCGCCTTCGCGCTCTGGGCCGTGGTCGTCGCCGGCGATCCGCGCACCAACCGGCAGGGTACCGGGCCGGCGATGTTCCTCGGCCTCGCCGGCGGCCTCGTGCTCAAGGCGCTGGGCTTCGTGGCACTGTCGCTGATCGAGGAAGGCTACGTCTGGGTGTTCGTCAGCTATCTGCTGCCGCTCGGCGCCATAGCGGCCAACATCTTCCTGATCTGGCGCGGTCTCGGTCCCGCCAACTGGCCGCTCAGCGAATGGACGGCGGTGCAGATGGACCGCGTGACGGCGATGCTGACGCGGTTCCGCCCGGCGTCGTACCAGAACGGTGACGGCCGATGAGGAACTGGACGCTCAACCGCTACTTCTTCCGGCTCTACGTCGTCAGCTTCCTGTCGACGCTGATCGCCGTCTTCGCGCTGGTCTACCTGATCGACATGATCGAGGTCAGCCGGCGCGGGCGGATGACCGAGTTCGGCTTCGGCGCCATCGCCCTCTTTTCGGCGCTGCGCGTTCCGTCCTTCATGGAACAGGCCTTTCCCTTCATCATCCTGTTCTCCTCCATCTTCACGCTGCTGACGCTCAACCGGCGCCTCGAACTGGTCGTGGCGCGCGCCGCCGGCGTCTCGATCTGGCAGATCCTGCTGCCGTTCGTCGTCGGCTCGCTGTTTCTCGGGCTCCTCGCAACCTTCGCCTACAATCCGCTGTCGGCCTACGCCAAGGGCAAGGCGGCGGAGTTCGAGGCCCAGACCACCAGTGCCGGCGTCGCGCCGACCTCCGACCAGGTGCCGTGGCTGCGGCAGAACGCCGAGGGGATCACCTCGATCATCGGCGCCAAGACGGTGGCGCAGAACGGCGTGCTGCTCGGTCAGATCACCGCCTTCGTCTTCGGCGAGGACGGGCTGGTGCGCGAGCGCATCGACGCACCCCAGGCGGTGCTCGGCGACGGCGCCTGGACGATGGACACCCCTCGGGTCACGCGGATCGGCAATCCGCCGGAGCATCCGGACACGTTCCGGCTGCCGACGAGCCTGCGGCCGGAATTCGTCGAGCAGCGCCTCGCCGATCCCGAGGCCATCTCGATCTGGGAGCTGGGAGACAAGATCGGCGTTGCCGCCAGTCTCGGCTTTAACTCGATGGCGTTCCTGATGCAGTACAACTCGCTCATTGCGCAGCCGGCGCTGTTCATCGCCATGACTCTGCTGGCGGCGACAGTCGCCACGAGGTTTTCGCGCACTCGCCAGTCTGCTAGGACTCTCGGCGGTGGCGTGTTGGCGGGTTTCGTGTTGTACGTCGTGACGTTTCTGGCGAAGGCACTCGGCAGCAATGCGGTGGTTCCGCCGGTTGCGGCTGCGTGGTTTCCAGTGTTGGCAGCAGGATTGTTTGGGGTAACGATCCTGCTCCATCAAGAGGATGGTTAGTATGATTCCGAGGGGGACCGACGGCCGGCGAAGGGGTATCGCCGGGCCGCGCGTAAAGGGGTTTCTCCTTGCCGGCACGGCGTTTTGCGCGCTCGGGCTGGCAAGCGGCGAATCCCATGCGCAACCCGCGCTGCCCGCCGACATCCAGGCACCGGAGAACGCGCAGCTGTTCCTCGAGGCCGACACCGTCACCTATGACAGCGAATCTTCGGTCGTCACCGCGGGCGGCGGCGTGCAGATCGACTACGGTTCGTACAAGCTGGTCGCCCGGCAGGTCGTCTACGACCAGAACACCCGTCGTTTGATCGCCACCGGCGATGTGGAACTGCAACAGCCGGACGGGAATCGCATCTACGCGGACTCGATCGACATCACCGACGACTTCCGCGACGGCTTCGTTCAGGCGCTGCGCATCGAGACCCCGGAGAACACCCGCTTTGCCGCCGCCGACGCCGTCCGGCGCGACGGCAGCGTCACGACCTTCCAGCAGGGCGTCTACACCGCCTGCGAACCCTGCAAGGAGCACCCGGAGCGGGCGCCGCTCTGGCAGGTGAAGGCCCGCAAGATCGTCTGGGACCAGACGCAGAAGGAAATCCGCTACTACGGCGCGCAGTTCGAGTTCTTCGGCGCGCCGATCGCCTATCTGCCCTACTTCCAGTCGCCGGACCCGACGGTGAAGCGCAAGTCCGGCTTCCTGCCGCCGTCGTTCCGCTCGTCCGAAGAGCTCGGATACGGCCTGCGGGTGCCGTATTTCTTCGCCATCGCCGACGACAAGGACGTCACCGTCGCGGGCACCTACTACACCAAGCAGGGTTTCCTCGGCGAGGTCGAGTACCGCCAGGCCGTCGAGAACGGCTACTTCACCCTCCAGGCCGCCGGCATCGTCCAGCAGGACCCGGACGCGTTCAGCGGCGACAACATCTATGGCACGGACGGCGACATTGTCCGCGCCTCGCCGGACTTCGCCAACACCGAACGCGGCATGATCGGCACGACCGGCAAGTTCGCGCTCAGCGACCGCTGGACGTTCGGCTGGGACGTCCTTGCGCAGTCCGACGAGAACTTCTCCAAGACCTACGAGATCCCCGGCTTCAGCGAGACCCTGCGCACCTCGGAAATCTATCTCACCGGTCTCGGCGACCAGAGCGTCTTCGACCTGCGGGCGCAGAAATTCGACTTCCAGTCGATCGACCCGACCTTCGAGGACCAGCAGCCCTACGTACTGCCCAGCTTCGACTACCAGCGCATCGAGCAGGAGGACGT
It encodes:
- the lptG gene encoding LPS export ABC transporter permease LptG; amino-acid sequence: MRNWTLNRYFFRLYVVSFLSTLIAVFALVYLIDMIEVSRRGRMTEFGFGAIALFSALRVPSFMEQAFPFIILFSSIFTLLTLNRRLELVVARAAGVSIWQILLPFVVGSLFLGLLATFAYNPLSAYAKGKAAEFEAQTTSAGVAPTSDQVPWLRQNAEGITSIIGAKTVAQNGVLLGQITAFVFGEDGLVRERIDAPQAVLGDGAWTMDTPRVTRIGNPPEHPDTFRLPTSLRPEFVEQRLADPEAISIWELGDKIGVAASLGFNSMAFLMQYNSLIAQPALFIAMTLLAATVATRFSRTRQSARTLGGGVLAGFVLYVVTFLAKALGSNAVVPPVAAAWFPVLAAGLFGVTILLHQEDG
- a CDS encoding LPS-assembly protein LptD, translating into MIPRGTDGRRRGIAGPRVKGFLLAGTAFCALGLASGESHAQPALPADIQAPENAQLFLEADTVTYDSESSVVTAGGGVQIDYGSYKLVARQVVYDQNTRRLIATGDVELQQPDGNRIYADSIDITDDFRDGFVQALRIETPENTRFAAADAVRRDGSVTTFQQGVYTACEPCKEHPERAPLWQVKARKIVWDQTQKEIRYYGAQFEFFGAPIAYLPYFQSPDPTVKRKSGFLPPSFRSSEELGYGLRVPYFFAIADDKDVTVAGTYYTKQGFLGEVEYRQAVENGYFTLQAAGIVQQDPDAFSGDNIYGTDGDIVRASPDFANTERGMIGTTGKFALSDRWTFGWDVLAQSDENFSKTYEIPGFSETLRTSEIYLTGLGDQSVFDLRAQKFDFQSIDPTFEDQQPYVLPSFDYQRIEQEDVLGGEVQIDLNVASLHREEDQLTGLCATSLSDGSCLFPTTGYWFRPDLTRYLGLEGDYTRATAAAKWEDSYALNSGLVLKPIAAVRGDLYTADMSSDGFTNYYAGPTPGFDPAQPTGWFEQGAIDIDDSGARGMATGALEARYPYLIETAHSTHVIEPIAQLIVRPDETRIGLVPNEDAQTLVFNTANLFALDKFSGYDRIEGGSRTNYGLRYAATLDSGYSLDAVIGQSYHLGGVNSFAETDLALVGYDSGLETDRSDYVTSLAIGTPIGLEFGTQMRLDEEDYELRRTDVYGSYAFARGSAQLTYTEIAAQPIYGAIEDRSQVTASGTLTFAPNWTAFGALGYDIENETVVEKTFGVGYADECFSLLVSYSDTTNRYTQEANSTKLMFTVGLRTISDFSQSYDIGDSGS